In Miscanthus floridulus cultivar M001 chromosome 8, ASM1932011v1, whole genome shotgun sequence, the sequence GATTGACGGACCAGTAGCCAAATAATACACATCGCAAGTATATTACAGAGTTCCCCTTCGGTGACCATACTGCATCATCATATATACATGCTTCAGGCTTTCAGAGGAAGTACTACAATCCTTGCACTGATGCAATGCAAGAGGCGACTAGGGTCTCTGGTGGCGGAAACTATGTCACACGGTGCGGCGGGACTGTCTTCCGGTAAGAGGGTTTCTGCTGCTGGAGCTGTGCTACTGTCTGATCCATGGGGTTTGTCGGGGTCTCGGCCCATCTGCCTGATTCAAACCTGCCATACGTAACATTATAAACATATTCAAAGACCTGAAATCGTGGACAAAGTGCAGTGATTCGACGAATTAACGGatctatcagcctgttcgtttcggccgaattggcttataagccatggctgaaagtactgttcgctggtttggtatgagagaaaaacgctgttcaagccgtggattataagccagatacgagcgaataagTCGAAACGAATAGGCCAGGACATGCATGGTACGGAGTATTCAAGAAAAATCGCAATGGCCTTGTTCGCCtctcttataatctgtcttttttaactttttttttcagccagaacagtatttttctctcacaacaaatcagccggaacagtatttcgacTTATTTTTTCAACGAACCGAGCGGGGCCCATATGAGTAGTACCTATTTGAACCCGATGATCCCAATCCTCCACTTGCACTAGCAAGACGATGCCTTTGTTCAAGCCTGTTGGCCAACCGGTATAGGGAATCCCTTATGCGTCCTTTGGTCGCCAGATCAAGCTGCATGTGTGGCACATAAAAaggatatatataaaaattaagtATTAACTTCACATGACGAAAAGGGAGACAGCAACAGCATCACGAGAATGGTTAGTTACGAGATGCTGTGGCAGTAACTGTAAATCGCCTACCTGATTCATGCCATACTGAAGCTTCTGAAAGGAAAGATCCTTTACTGGCACAGCATCCAGAACCACTGCCGAGCCAAGGTGCCCATGTAATCCTGCAGAACCCATGTCCTCCGAACCGAACTGTAACTCTGCACAGCTCGGAGCGCAGATGCTGCCTGCAAACTCTTCTGGGAACCGATGTTTCGGCGCTGAAGTGGTGTCGCTCATCAACATCGTCTCAGGCTGTTCATATGTTGCCAGTGGAGGAAAGTACATGTCCAGTGGGTTTTCAGCCATCTCCTCCAGGATTGTATCTGGAGCTCCATTAAACGGGTCTCTAGTCTTCGTCGCAGCAGAACGAGGGACATGCGCAGTAACGGTGTCTGGCCCTGAGCAACAGGTAGACGAACCATCGGTGCACATGGTGCTTGATGCCGCTGGGACTGGGACTACTCGCATTGCCGGACTTGAGCAAATAATAGCCTCTAGCCCCTCCCAGCCACCCGTTTGGCTCGCGAGTGCTGTATCATCAAACGGGAGGAAGAGTTCGGCATCCGAAAGACCGGAAGAGGAGCTGCCATGTGCATCATAATTCGAGGCTGTACCACTACTGCTTGCTCCATTTCTGCTGGACTGTTGCTTGGTTTTTGTCGTATTTACCTGCATATAGATCAATCAAGAGAGAAAAGATCAAAAAATTTCTCAACTGAGTGTATAATCTTTTCAGGAAAAAGGATGATCTGGACTCGTGATACTGACGAGGGCAAAGTTCTGGACTCTTGGCGTGATAAGAGAAGCTACCTTTAATTGGTAGGAAATCCTTTGCATCATACCAAGGGTAGAGAAAGTAATCATTCAggaattaagtaccttcatagtGTTGCTGTCGTTTCGATCAATCGAGAAATCAATATCGTCAGAGTAGCCGTTCCGTACTAGCTGAGCTTCTGGTGAGCAATTAGAGGACCATAGTATGTCCTCGAAATAATTGCTCCCTATCTCAAACGTAGGCTCGAAATTTCTTCAGAaaatgaaaggaaaaaaaaagttgAGGCATCACACACCGGTGGCATTGCTGCTGATGGTAAAAGGCACATGCTAAACATGTGGCAAGCGCGCGGGGATTACCTCAGGCTTTCCTCGAGATCGTCAAAGCCGATCAGCTCAGGCCAGTCGGAGAAGAACATATCATCCCCCTTATCTTGGAGTGCTGGGACGGTCTTGCCTCCAGTCGAAACAACGCCTGAAGAACTTCGGGTAACTAGGCATTCTTCAGCACTGAACATGCTGTGGCCTTGAAATAGCATACTATGGTCACTGATCATAGAAAAGTCATCCATCG encodes:
- the LOC136474786 gene encoding protein LNK1-like, whose translation is MARAIGVRRSAPALLLFMRHCAVGHANTQVPSSASLNFTHVVNPVVWIPHLRLLRASRVRDEFFSTIGINAMDDFSMISDHSMLFQGHSMFSAEECLVTRSSSGVVSTGGKTVPALQDKGDDMFFSDWPELIGFDDLEESLRNFEPTFEIGSNYFEDILWSSNCSPEAQLVRNGYSDDIDFSIDRNDSNTMKVNTTKTKQQSSRNGASSSGTASNYDAHGSSSSGLSDAELFLPFDDTALASQTGGWEGLEAIICSSPAMRVVPVPAASSTMCTDGSSTCCSGPDTVTAHVPRSAATKTRDPFNGAPDTILEEMAENPLDMYFPPLATYEQPETMLMSDTTSAPKHRFPEEFAGSICAPSCAELQFGSEDMGSAGLHGHLGSAVVLDAVPVKDLSFQKLQYGMNQLDLATKGRIRDSLYRLANRLEQRHRLASASGGLGSSGSNRFESGRWAETPTNPMDQTVAQLQQQKPSYRKTVPPHRVT